One Vicia villosa cultivar HV-30 ecotype Madison, WI linkage group LG5, Vvil1.0, whole genome shotgun sequence genomic window, caaaactgaatcatagtttcttttgtacaggacgtctcctgacaagaagaatttggatgctaacctccgaagcgttcgcttatcaccaatcgtagcatcttcgggatactcttgcttctcaacatacctcttgatgtcgtaataccatggcttttcatcatacacatcttcagtagcgAGACAATGGGCAGGGAATGCATGGGCAGGTtccttgtaacggaggatcgttatgtctggcacttctttaggggagctaactctgaacatagccgccaaagtagccaaagcatctgccaattgattttcctctcgggggatgtgattgaaagtgatttcctcgaaagcgggcagcaactccaagatatagtccttatagggaactaaattggggtgtcgtgtctcccaatcacctctcacttgatgtataaccaaggcagaatccccataaacctcaaggatcttgattctcatatcaatggctgcttcgagacccattatgcaagcttcgtattctgcgacattgttcgtgcaatcaaagcatattctagctgtgaaagggatgtgagtttgacgaggagaagtcaaaactgccccaataccatggcccatagcatttgatgcaccatcgaacgtgagagtcatcgctctcctggttcgggtccttcattatcatctagtttcatgatatcttcatcaggaaagtcaaacttcattgactgatactcttctaatggttgatgagcaagatgatctgcaaggacacttcctttgatggccttctgtgtgacatactggatgtcgtattctgataagagcatttgccatcgggctagtcttcctgtaagagccggtttttcaaagatgtactttatcgggtccattttggagatcaatagagtggtatgagtcaacatatactgcctcagtcggcgagcagcccataccaaagcacagcaagttttctcgagtagtgagtagcgggattcacaatcggtaaactttttgctcaggtaataaatggcgcactcttttcgaccagactcgtcatgttggcccaacacacaccccatagatccttcaagcacagttaagtacataagaagcggcctcccaggaaccagaggcatgagaattggtggctcttggagataccgcttgatcttttcgaaggcttcctgacaatgatcatcccaacggatatcttgatttttgcgcagcagtttgaagatgggttcacaggtgtcagtgagatgagaaatgaacctggctatgtaattcaatctcccaaggaaccctcgaacttctttttcattcttcggtgctggcatgttctgtattgctcttactttatcagggtcgacctcaatccctcgttggctcacaatgaatccaagtaattttcaagatcgcactccaaaagtgcacttgtttggattaagcctcaacttgaatttacgcaaacgtgcaaacagtttctcaagatataccaagtgttcctcctcagtttgggattttgcaatcatatcatcgacgtacacctcaatctctttatggatcatatcgTGGAATagagtcaccattgctcgttgatatgttgcaccagcattcttaagaccaaaaggcatcaccttataacaatacgtaccccacggagttgtaaaagtagtcttggtcatatcttcaggagccatctttatttgattatagccagaaaaaccatccatgaaggagaacaccgaatactgagcagtgttgtcgactagcacatcaatatgaggcagagggaaatcatccttcggacttgccctattcaaatctcggtagtcaacacacatgcgtacctttccgtccttcttaggaacgggtactatgtttgcaatccaaggaggatattcacatACTGATAAGAAGcctgccttcaactgtttttcaacttcctccttgatttttaaagccatatcaggtcgagttcttcgtggtttctgctttacaggcggacattctggtttgagcggtaacctgtgcataactatatctgtgtctaaaccaggcatgtcttcgtatgaccaggcgaagatgtcaacatactctcggagcagctcaatcaaccttctctttacatcatcttgcaaagcggcccctatcttgacttctctctttgcttcttctgaaccgaggttgatgatttctatggcctcctgatgtggctgaatagatttctcctcttgtctcaagagtcttgccaattcctcagggacttcacaatcttccccactatcctcatcagcttggtcaattggattctcaaggatattaagacgtggaactgtaacattatcatatttgatggaattcgagccggatctgcacgatgggtgatttatgccttagaatgcaacacataaaaagaaaagggaaaagaaaagctttgccattttgaaaaagtttttaaagtaaaaaacaaaaatgaaagaaatggaacagtaattgcatgcgaagatatgattttcattcaatattaaacaaattgaaacaacatgggggcccttctttatacaagcggtcaaaatgcttagggcgaagcatatgacttatcgaaacaagaaaattacatctccatataagtgactctggggacgtccaagatagtccaattgttgagctcctgtccaggcgcagcatggcaaatgaatctggagagatcttcttcatcatcatcatccacggcgagaacctgacttctagaactggtgcttgcactgacgaacacttgagaaatggggggaatcaccttctttctaggagttatgctgagctgagtagaagaagatggttgatacccaaggccatacttgtctcgcttctcatgaacatcaatcagcttgccccaggcactatggggagtgccAGCTTCTaggaaggccttagcatcattcagagacgagaggggcgctccgagttccttcttattctcaaccacggggagtttatcaaccgacacaatctctaggGCCTGAAAAGgcgtctcttgtatctctccctccacttcaacataacggtatgacgccagattattgactatcaaatcctcttcaccagtgatcacaacaatcttgtcattcacaacaaatttcaaacactgatggagggtagatgtcacagccccagcggcatggatccaaggacgacccaagaggcaagtgtatgaaggacgtatatccataacatagaaggcaatatagaacatgtgagggccaatcaagacaggcagatcgatttccccttctacggaccttctagaaccatcaaacgctctgacactcatagtgcacggtctcatcataaccccatccatactcagtttaaacaaagtagtcttgggcatcacattaagagaagaacctgtatcaatcagaactcgagacaacacagcatccagacacttgactgagatatgcaacgctttgttatgtgccctaccctcaggtggaagttcatcatcggagaaacccaaacaattaccagcagcaatgttggtcacaaccccttcaaactgaggcacggtaatgtcttgagttacgtgagcggaagccagaactttcatcagagcatcacgatgagcttcagaatgcaccaagagagacaagatggagatcttggcttgggtctgatcaagttggtcaatcactttgtaatcacttttcttaatgatcttcaagagttgctcggcatcttgtgcattacgtgttacaggagggtcaacagcaacttgctttcccttTGCTTGTGCACTAGCATCCTTAATGGTCTCTTTAGGAggtggaggaggggcagcaaagatccgaccactacgggtgataccactagtgccagtaatatttgtGATACTCGAGGTGCCCACTGGAGGACATtcaaacttcttccctcgaatatacacggcattataactccaaggaacagccttagaatcattcacaggagagggaacaatagacgaggttgaaggagtcgaaggaacatttggaacctgaataaccaacggagtcctcggaacctgaatgaccaagggagtactcggagcacgaatgaccaaaggagtattctgattctttgacacctcagcaggatagtaaggtatctctagagtagccacatcttcgacaggaaTGACcatttccactctaagaacaccttcgtccattagtttctggatttcttctttcaacctagtgcattcctcagggttagaagaacattgcaaacagtagtcatgtagctcacacaaaaccttttgttgcataagatattctctgataactgctagcggcatccttacctcattaacatcatttactaggatctgatcatcacataactcaatagcattggtcgcaccagcatgaggaggcataggattattctgcacattaggaccagtaggggcGAACGAGATAAGTTTGtcatcaaggagatcctgaactttgtactttaacgctctacacttttcaatagtatggcccggggcccctgaatgaaattcacatcgagcattaacatcataaccaggagggagaggactaggtggaggtccaagttcacggagttgtaccaattgaccagcaagcaactgggggagaagctgagcatacggcatgggaaccggatctatacgcctgtcagggtatctttgcctctgtggacctctctgaccttgaggcctaggattctgttggcgattctgaggagcagcagctgGTTGTTGCGGCACGAAAGGCTGTTGAGGTTCCATCCAAGGTTGCgggagagcagcagcatatgcttgagggacatatggaccaggaacagcataaggcatcggataataaggaggtggagcAGCAGAATATGCGGGAGCTCGACCTTGatcaacagaagcggtgctagtctcaccttccctcttcttcacaaacccagaataaggcttcttaccattaccattaGAACTGCTAGGAGTAGCAACATCTTGAATAGTACCAGCTTTAACACAGTTTTCAACccgttcaccaatgatgaccacatctgagaaggacggagaagtattactaaccatgtgctgaagatacggccccttcagagtccccataaacagatcaatcaactcacggtcgagaagaggaggttgaactcgagcagcaagttcacgccacctctgggcgtactcCTTAAAAGACTCGTCAGGCTTCCTTGACATATTTTGTAGctgggcacggctaggagccatagctgtattgtagtggtattgtttcaagaaggcgtcgacaagttgtccccaagtactgacattagacctctcaagTTTCATGTACCACTCTAACGgagctccagtgagactatcctgaaagaaatgcatcagTAGTGGTTCATTCTCAgcatgagcggccatcttacggcagtaggaacgaaggtGACTCTCTGGGCAGGTGACTCCTTTATACTTATCAAagtctggcaccttgaactttgGGGGGatcacaatcccaggtaccaagcatagagcagcagtgttgaaactcgaagttttagcaacctcaacggccttaaggcgttcttcaagagcttggtacatcttagcagtctcggtcaactcagcagtaagatcatgttcaagatcaataacctcatggtggtcatccactactttTGCTAttccctcaacaggaatctctttagtttttactcccccatcagcagagttggtaggagtatctttgaccaTTCCAGCGACGCTCTTTCGgagctcttcttgtccttggacaacgacatggagagtctccataagttgagtcattctttcccccataacatccatatccctacggagggcagcttgattctgttcaaattgatccatgactctctcgttactcctggtgcggtaaggatgtaagaaagtcagcttcgtcgtcggaaaagaaatctgttgttggaagggacctcaattagaatctgataaaaaacctgaaaatgcagtatgatatgagtgcatgggtgcatgtgtgcatgttatATTATTTTCAAGAATTTTCGGCTTTGTCTCGAACCAACACTACAAGATAATGAGAAATAACGAAGCGCAACCAAGATAAACAACCATAATCCATTAATTCCACAACCACgtttgaagtacaaaatattctgctctcatgagccaacaatacagaaaatggaaataagaaccccatccaacaagacTGGTGGTGATTCTATAACAAAAACCAATACTAAgcaggatctcccatgtccaaatgacgaagtgggctatctccaatgttcttatagctccaagccttcatttcttcaaacagCTTTTTGGTCTCAGCATGGGTTGGTCTTTTAACAACTTCTTGAATCAATAGGTCCTTTCTGAAATGCATGGTCTCCAAGTAACGGCTTCTCAATTCCCAACCTctggcttcctcttgagcttgagtATCACTTTGGCCCTTTTCCTCCATTCGACCCTTCAACTTGCGAATCTCTTCATAACACCCCTCAATCTTTGCCTGACGTTCCAGAAGGAGCTTGTCTGCTTTCTTTCGACGGGCTTTCTCTGATTTGGCTATATCAGTCTGGATTTGGAGCCTCTTTGTCAATTCCGCCAACTGATCCTCATAATGCTCTTTGATCTTCCTCTCTTGAATCTTAGTGGACTTGGGATCGGCAACCACTCTCGGCCTCTTCTGAGAAGTGCTTCCCTTGGCGTACAActcttcaagctctatttctctcattttcaatTTATGAAGggcagaaagcttctcttgcctatcggtattcatcttaacttgcatcgtctccatttgttcagtcaatttccGATTCTGCTCAATAGTCTGATTATAACGAGGCATGGAGACAATGTTGGGTTGTGCGCCAACAGGAGGGTACAAAGGATCCTTAATAGGGAAAGGCATTCCTTGGGTATTAGCCACAGTTTCGACCCACTTAGTATAGTCTTCATAAGTCGCACAGTCCCTTTGACCAAAATGCTTCTTGTCTCTCCAACAAATGTTCTTCCAGGCTTGTACAGCTTCTGCCATCTGCCCATTGTCGGTGACCACATGATAGAAAATGTTCTCAGCTATCTCAGATTGCTCAGGAGGATTGACGAAAGCATATCCATAAGTTCTCCTAGCCAAGACGGGATTATAATTGATCCCACCTCTAATACCCATGAGGGGCACATTATTGAACTTTCCACAACTCATGATAACCTCCTTGTCTTCCAAAGATCTGTTATACCATACAATGTCTTTGGCCCTAAGTCCCATAATCCTTTCAGCCCATTTAGAGGTGTGCCTACTATCAACGAAAGCTCCACGTTCAGGCAAATGTGATCTGAACCAACGGTATAGCAAAGGAGCAAAACATctgaccaaacccttcttttgaCGATTCTTTTGATGAACTGAATGATAAACATCCCCCAAGAGTGTAGGAACAGGATTCTGTAGAATGAACAAATGGATTGCACTCATATCAACAAAATCAGGCACATTCGGGAACATTAGGACACCATAGATACTTAGAGCCAGGATAGCCCTAAAAGTGTCCCATTCTTTCGCTTCAGCAGCATCACACCCTCTTTTGACCAGGAACTCCATGTGAAAACCCTGATATCTTCCTCTCTCGGAAAGATTTGCATCAACAactgacttgctcaaataaagagccttggAGATTTCAATAGAAGTGGGAGCCTCCATGGTGCTATAGTACGGAACTTCCCCCTTCTTGATCGGAACACCAAGGAAAAGAGAATATTCTTCCAATGTGGGAATCAAAAGGTAGTCAGGGAACGTGAAGCAACGGAGAGAAGGGTTGTAGAACTGAAGCAAGGTATGAACTCCTTCTTGCTCGTATttggtgaacggcatcttgagaagACTCAGAATATACCCATACTTTTCACGGAACCTGGTTGTTTCATCCGGCGTGATCTTCTTAACCAAACACTCGAGAGAATCCAGATTCGGATTTAGAAATGTGTAGGAGATGTTGCGACTACCAGTCTTCCATGGAGGAGCCATGAGTTGGTTGGAGACAAAGCCAAAtgttcctgaaaataaataaacatgcatgttaaatgatatggcggaatgcatttcatcgggagaatcctaaagtccatTCGTAATtgcatattttcttttcttttctttttgtgaagtaaaatat contains:
- the LOC131604964 gene encoding uncharacterized protein LOC131604964, producing the protein MAPPWKTGSRNISYTFLNPNLDSLECLVKKITPDETTRFREKYGYILSLLKMPFTKYEQEGVHTLLQFYNPSLRCFTFPDYLLIPTLEEYSLFLGVPIKKGEVPYYSTMEAPTSIEISKALYLSKSVVDANLSERGRYQGFHMEFLVKRGCDAAEAKEWDTFRAILALSIYGVLMFPNVPDFVDMSAIHLFILQNPVPTLLGDVYHSVHQKNRQKKGLVRCFAPLLYRWFRSHLPERGAFVDSRHTSKWAERIMGLRAKDIVWYNRSLEDKEVIMSCGKFNNVPLMGIRGGINYNPVLARRTYGYAFVNPPEQSEIAENIFYHVVTDNGQMAEAVQAWKNICWRDKKHFGQRDCATYEDYTKWVETVANTQGMPFPIKDPLYPPVGAQPNIVSMPQLEELYAKGSTSQKRPRVVADPKSTKIQERKIKEHYEDQLAELTKRLQIQTDIAKSEKARRKKADKLLLERQAKIEGCYEEIRKLKGRMEEKGQSDTQAQEEARGWELRSRYLETMHFRKDLLIQEVVKRPTHAETKKLIFCTSNVVVELMDYGCLSWLRFVISHYLVVLVRDKAENS